CAAAGTTTCTGATCTGGCTTTCGTTAGTACAAAAAAATAGACGTTCAAATGGCCGCACGGGACAACTCCAAGCTATATTCCTCATGTATACGTCAATGTATTTAAAGGCTAAATAAATAGAATGGAAGATGGAGAACAAATGGTGAATCAAAGGCAAAATCCTAACATCAAACCTAGAATCTGAACTCGCTATTCCAGATTGATAAGCTAAGCCAAAACTATATGCTGGGTGGTTCTTTTTGATAAGTTACTTCCAAGCTGTTTCTGCCTATGATGAAGATGCAACCTCAATGGCACTACCAAGGGGCCATGCTGCTTCCACAAACGAATTGCCATAACGCACCTTCTTTACTAACGTAATATCTTGGTAGGGGTCCACACCTGAAAGAATACGGGCGGAAAAAAATAAGAAATATGTCGAAAGCTTCTAAGTTATTGCGAATTTTGTCCTTCGCACTAAGTCATACCAAATCCATCCACAAGTAATGTGTGCTGGTAAACAAGATCCATGCAAAGGAATGGAATGTCTTCCTCCGAAACATCAGGGTAGGTGGCATGTGCCTCCTTCACATTCAATTTACAAACACGTCGTGCAGCTTCTTCAAAGTCTGATGGTTTAACCTTAGCAACTGCTGCCTTAGGGTTTACAAAACCAGCCTGATGAGACAATGAGATATAATTAAATGTGTACGTGACAAGAGCAAGCAAGTCAACAGAAACCAGCATCAGAACAATCAGAAAAGTTTAGACGTCAATTTATGGCAGAGGAAAGACTGATGGTTTAGGGATTCCTGACATACAGGATTTAGATATCTGCATGATTGCCTGTTGGCTACCTGGGTGGTAAATATTTTTTGGAGAACTGTTTGATTTCAACAAACAAGGGCTTTAGGGCAGGTTGGTAACGGTAGAGGATCATATGgattgtcatgtactccctccgtcccaaaataagtgtctcaaccttagtacaagatagtacaaagttgagacacttattttgggacggagggagtagcaactAGCAACAAAGGGTTTTAGATGGCAGGTTGGCAATGGTGGCAATGTTCACTTCCGGGATGGTAACTGGTTTAGGAGCTGCAGTTTAGCAATGCAATGTTGGGATCCATTCATTATTTCTCATGAGCAGGATGGTTCTCTCTAGCCCATGTCTCTGGTGGATCAATCTGAATTTGGTTTTCGGAAGATGTTTTGATTATTGCTCCTTGAACCTCAGGTTTGAACTGTTAAAGATTCAGTCTTTTACTGAGGAACCTAACTGCATGTTTTGGAACTTTGATGAGAATGCTAGGGTGTAGGGTCTGAGTTCTTTGTAGGCTGTCAAACTTTGGGCCGTATGGTCAATATACCCCAACTCCTGTCATTTGGCAATCGTGCATTCCACCATTTATTCTGATCTTTTAACGGCTGTtggcaaaacaaaacaaaaaactgCTGCCACAGATAAACTAAGCAAGGTGCAAAATGTACACGATAAAATATAACTTATTGTAATGAACCTGAGACGGTGCACCGTTTCTTCAAACGTGTCGTGGTTCAAGACTATTGGGGTTTCAACTCTCAATTTGTTGGCATCACAGTATTGGTCAAGATTTTGAATGTCTCGGTGGCGGTTAAGTGAGAATAATCAGTGTGTGCTAAATATCGTTTGTGCTGCAGCATAATGGTTTGTATAGAAACTAAGTAGTGCAGTTCTTTTTCAGGGAATTGTCTGGTTAGACTAGACTACTTAGATGGCCGAGACCTGCTATGGTGGTGCTGAATTTGCAATGACCTGTTGTGGCTTCAGATCACCCGCTATACTGAAAGACTGGAGACTGGAGAGTGAGTCAAAGGAACTACAGAGGATAGCCTGGAGCGAACTGGAACATGAAGGCTCTGATGGATGTTTGGTGCTGAAATATCCTTTATCTAAGAATAGAAACATTTGCTGAGTGTGGGACTGCTTGGTTTCATCAATCCAATGGAGGCATGACAAATAGCCCATTTGCCCGAGAAAAAAATTCTGTCAAAACTCAAAAGGACTTACCTGGGCAGCCCTATCATAGAAAAATGATGCTACAAATAGATTTTTCTGTCCATCTCCACCACCACCATTCCACACGCCACCAAATGTGCATTTCATGTGAGTGCATGCCGGTTCATCAACTTTAAGAGCTCTGACTGCAACAGCCCTGCACTTGGAATAAGTAGCACCAGATGATGAACCTGAGGCCTCAAATGTATCATCCCCATATTGGTATTTCCCTACAATTCAACGTAAAAAAATTGCAATTAAAACCCATCACTGTCATACAGAATCATAAGGGTAAAATGCGACATGAGCAATTAGCACGTTGAATTCAAGGGGATGGGAAAACTGGAACATGCATACACACTAAAGACTCTGCCTACTGAGCATAATAGGATAGTATAGCAAACATGCTTTTATTAATGCCTCCATTATACAGCATAATGTAAATATTTATTAAAACTTGACTGCATGCAAATTTCCACATGATGAAAATATAGTGTTGCTTATTACGGAATAAGGTACAAAACCTTGCATAGGATAGAACAATGTTCATGAAAAAGAAAAACACCTTAGTTTTAAAATTGGCATCCGTCGTTAAGATGCTGCCACAATTTCAGTATATTCGCATGAAGTTCATTTTAAGTTCTAGAAAGGTAATAACAAGGAAAAGATGAATCAGTTTTAAACATATGGGTGTTGGGCTCGGAAGATAAAGCAAAACCAAGCGGACATACCATGATATCCATCCAACATGCAGTTGCTGTAATCACTGTTTTCACCAGCTTTTAAGATCTCTGCTCTAGCCGCCAGCAAACCGTAATGCAAATAACTGCAGAAAATAATGGCACTTATGTGAATGGTACATACCCATCTTATTTAGATGGAAAAGAAATACTGTGATATCTGTTCAAATAGTCGATGATCACAATGCAGTAAACGATATGTTCTATATGAGAGTGGTGACAAGCAGAATGGGTTGAAGGACAAATGGTGCGACCTCCATGACAAAACATTACAGGATACTAAATTTCATTATCCTGTTCAAACTAAACAATTTAAAGTAacattagggcatctccaacgccaaCCCGCAAACCTCCGGCATGCGTCCGGACCGCGCTGTCCGGACAGCAGAAGCCATCCAACGCGGGCCTGTATCTGTCCGTGGGGCGGTCCGGACGCAATTTCTCCCGCAAACTGGAGACAAACGTGGGGGgctttgcgggagtccggaccgctcCCAAGCCctcttctgaccgccctggcccacccaaaaccccacccccaccccccacccccacccgcgCGCATCTTTGGTCAGCGCCACTCCAGAGCGTCAGcgcccgcattcatgcccggccagagcggactagcgccggcattgaagcggcgcgccggccgctCCGCTTCCCGGTGCAAGCGATTGCCGCGCGTTCAAACGACACGACCGCCGCCCGTCCGTCCGTCTACCACCCACATTGATGGCACACGGTTGCCGAGGCATCTCCTCTGGCGCCACCCGTCCGTCCCTCTGCCGCCCACCATTGGTATATAAACCGATGccccggccatagccgcagtcatctgCCTCCGACCCCTCTCCGCACCACTCCCACCATGGATCCCTCCCCCGCCAAAGCTCTGTGTGACGGGCTGACTTCGGACCAAAAGAAGGAGATGGCCACTATTGCTACCGGCTGGCTGGCCAGCAGGCAGCGGGAGGACGACGGCGTCCCAATGGAGGACGCTGCCGACGACGAACCGGCGCCACCCTCCTCCGCGTCAACCttgccggtgcattgcaccatgaccatcggcgaggcccgtgtcCATTACATGGAcatggtgcgggaggagcagttccgggaggcgcaggccgacacCGCCTACAACCACCACCTCCTGCAGGAGCAcatgcaggcggaggagcagctCGCCGCCGGCAGGGATGTCGCGCCGGACGCGGACctggcggagcaggaggcgctgctggagtcctaccgctccgcccgcaagatCCGCCTCGCCCAGTGGTGGTACTGCCAGAGGGTGGCGTCTGCCTACAAGGAGAGCAACGACGCGAGCGAGGTGGTGTTCGGCGAGACCAATGACGAGGAGGACATCACCAAGTCTGCGCCCCGCCGcgacgaccacgaagccggcacGTCCGCGAACGCCGCCGACAGCGAGGAAGAATAGtgcacggtaggtcgccgccgctcgtgtcccaagaaggccaccgctcctcccctCCCATCGACACCAAGCTTGGTGGGCTCAACATCTTCGGACGATTAGTCGCTTGGCGGCAATGTGGAGGCGGGCAGCTTCACTTCCCGGGCCTCCGGAGGCGGAGCTGGAGGGCGCCGAGGCAGAACTGGAGACGGTGAAGCTTCAGTTCTCGGGGCTCATGGCCGGACACGAGGAACGGGCACCAGCGACCATTTAGATCAGGTATTAATTATACCTCTAGAGCAGGACTAGCACCGCTTtgatgtaaatgtaatgaaatccgtcatgtttatatgaaatccggacgtgtttatatgaaatccgtcatgtttacATGAAATAcggctttgtttgcacgaatttcatccggTTTGTTAAAAAAGAGTTTGAAATGTATGCGGCTAGCGTTGGATGACGTCCTCCCGCATCCATGTCTGCAGACTGGTCCCCCCTGTCCGCGGACGGATGCAGGAGGAAATTTGCgggttgccgttggagatgcccttacaaGGCCTTAACATCTTTGAGGATGGGGCAGATGGCAGGGTTGGTCGCAACTCTGCAAGATTGACTGGGACATGCAGGCGGTGAACCACAACAGATTGAGTAGTTTCCACTCAACTATAGTTCACTTCTACTAATGCAACGGATGGAGTAAAATAATAAGATGGGCCACTGGGTCAGCCCAAACATGCACCTTACCTGTGTCACTGTCTGGTACCAACATCTAAAGGACAATTATGTATAACCTAAGAGTCCAAACTCCAAATCCAAAGTATTTGTAGGTCATTCTTACTGGAGGAATCATAACTACGCAGCATAAAGATTGATTCCACAAAATTTACACCACTAATAACAGGTTCTAGATATAACTGGTGTAGTATCGTGGTCACAAAAATAATACAACAAAAACGTTCAATGATCTTTGGACATTTGAAGTTTGGGCTAAAACCATTTATTTGATGCATACCTGTGAACATAAAGATAATATGTTGTTCCCTTAAGTACCAGCTTCTTCACATATGAATCTTCGCCATCTGAAACTTGAGGAGCCTTTGCTGCATCCTTTTCTGAGATAGCATAAGCCATTTGGACAGAACCACCACCTAAGTCAACCACTCCAACAGTGTGTGAGTAAGGCTTTCCCAATTTCTCCAACAGATAGTTGATGGTAACCTATAAAAGCCAAAGAAACATCCAAGTTGATATATAAGAAAACATTCATGTTGTTTCTTAATGGTAAAGGTTACAAAAGAGCAACAAATGGTAAGTTTTTCTTTACTTCCATCGAGACTAAACATTTTTTTTTGGAGTGCATACACAAATTGGGACTGCATCTATCGTACCCACGCGAATGCACCTTCCTGAGATCCGTCTAGAACAGAGACCCAATCTGGTTGGGATTTGAAGGAACTCTTGTCACGAAGGAGATCCCTAACCTGGTAATCAAGAATAATCCAAGCGACATATTAATTAAGAATATAAAATGATACTATGATGAAACATGATATAATCCAATCTTGATAGAATGACAGATACAAGACACGCTATTGCTGGATTAATACAAGGAGAATACTTGCCGCTTGCAAAATTTCTTCAGACCTTTCAGCTCCTAATGCTCTGAGACCTGCGGTGGCCTGCATAAGGGTTCAACAATTAAAAAATCACCAGAAAACCCTTTATGAAAGTCTGTAGATAGCGAAAAAGCCATTACTCACCCCAACCCTGACAGGTGTTTGCTCACGCAATTCTACAGGAACTACTTTTTCAGCTTCCTCAAGAAGAGAAACAAGTGACTCGGCAGCCTCCTGAGGATCCTTGGCATAAGAACTCAAGCCTGGTTTTTTCTGAAATGAAAAAGGGATGAGCATCAGATAAATTGTATTTTCCCCTCTCTTTTTTCCGTGGAAAATTCTTCTTTTATATTCAAGTATATTACAGAGTGGCATGAGCATTCGTGGATTGTCAGATCATTTTATGTCTAGGAAAAAAAAGCATCTTTCTCTCTCAATATCCATGAAACTCCTACTGAATTTGACGCATAAACATTTTCGAGTGAAGATAAGCCTTACCAAGGTAGCAAGCTAGTGCATTTTCGAGAAGTGAAGATAAGCCTTACCAAGGTAGTAAGCTAGTGCTGCATACTTGTCTTGCCAAGAACAGGATGTATCTTGGACAATGATAATCAATTACTACATTTTACGTTTGAAGTTTCATAGATTGTCAAATCATTTTGTGCCTAGGAAGAAACAAGCATCTTTCTCTGCAAGGTCCATCAAAATCCTAATGAACTTGATGCATAAATCCAGTGCTGACAAGCCTTACCAAAGTAGTAAGCTAGCGCTGCATACTTCTCTGGCCAAGAACAGGCCGTAGCTTTGACAATGATAATCAATAAATAATGTTTTAAGTTCGAAGTAAGTTTTTCTCCAGTATAAATAACTCAGCACAAACGCCTTAGATTGATTGACTGACGACCAACCTGGGTTCTATAACTGATAAAAGGGCAAGATTGCCCGTACTTCATAGCAGTTTTTTTCAATTTGCAACTGAATGGTTCTACAGTTTAACAAATTCATATATATTGTTTCTAGAATATCATTCGGGTAAAAGGCAGGTAGAACATGcatttttcaaatatttcagGAAATACCAGCTAGTTCTGCTTGATATATATGCAGCATTCCATGGTTCAGGCGACTGCAGAAGAATAATAGACATGACCATCCATAAGGTTGACAACTACGAAATAATTGATTGCTTTAGATAAACAAACTGGACCAGGTTATTGAGTTTATTGGGTAGATATCAAATACAAACAGCCGGTAGTACATCTATGCTCCCACAAACATGAGCCAATCATAAGTCAAAGGGCTCAAATTTCCTTCATAGCCACGACAAAGGAGATGGATTGGTTGTCAACTTTTCATGAACTGATGAGTGTGCCACCCAAGCATGTCAAATGCATTCATGCAACTAGCATCACTGGCGCTATTTATTGTAAATGACTTTACAACAAACCACCAATGTATATATCGAATTCAATTGTACAATATTTTTTCTAATTGTGGGGGTACAAGATAGTACGTTCATGGGTCCAATGATCTACTCAGTGCTGCCATACAGCAATATCTGCATCAAGTGTCACAATTCACCACTCAACTCAATAGTATGCACTGGCTATTTGTATACAGTAAGTTGATTCTGTTTGCTCTCGCATGTGCATGTTTTGCAGGAATGGAACAATCTCATTCCAAACATCAACCCAGAAACAACCATCCCAACGAAAGCTCTCGCATAAGATCACAACAAGAGCAGATCCAACCAACAACGCCAGCACATTTCGTTATTAAAGATAAAGTAGAGCcaaaaaaaaatcacaaaaagtcACCTGCTTGAACAGCTCGATCGCATTCCCTATAGGAACAAGATCCAGGCTCTCGTCGAAGCAGTACACGTGCACGCGGCTCCCGGAGCTTCCGGCGTCAAATATCACCGCGTACCTGTTCGATCCGTCACCAACTCCGCCGACGGCCTGGGGTCCCCacctcctgcctccagtggcgaCGAGCACGCCGGAGGCCCCGCCGGTGACGGAGGCCGGGGAGCGCGGCATGAGGAGGAGCACGAAGGAGACGAGGAGCACCGGCGAGAGCACCACCATCAGCACCCCGCGGTAGCGGTGCAGGCGGTCGGAGACGGCCTCCCCCTGCTGCTGGCGCGCGCCGGCGGCCGAGAAGCGGCGCATCCTGGCGGCTGCCGCAGTAGCCGCAGCGGCATCGGCGGCGGAGGGGCCAACGGTGAGGTCATCGACGGGGAGCAGATCGGCCGCGGAGGGCGAGCGGTAGCGAATGCGGCCGTTGGTCGGGGAAGGCTTCAGCGCCTCCTGCTGCGACGGCTCCAGGGCGTCGGACGGGGAGGCCGCGCGCGGCCTTGCACGGGGTCTGGGTGAGGTGGGGGTGGGCGACGCCAATTGGCGCGCGGGATCTCTCCGCCGCGGCTCACAGCGACCGCTGGGTTTGACCCCGGGGCGGCATTGAGATCGGAGGGGGGGCGAACTGGTGACTTGGGTGATGAATTCGCTGGGCTCGATTGGAGAGGGGAGCGAGGAGAGGGGAGGGGAAAACCCGGTGTGGTTAGTTTGGTTTACCGGTGAAGCCGTGACCGGAAATACGACGAGGGCCCAGAGCACGGCATCCAACGGCTGAGATTGAGGCTGTCAGATCCGATGGTTCACTGTCAGCCAGTGGATGTTGTTTCTGCACTTGGGTTCAGCCTCGGCCATTGGATCGGGGAATTTGATTATTTGCCACCACTTTCTTTGCTCTTTTATAATTTGCCATCCCTTACCTTGTAATTGATCTAATGACaccagttacatgaaactttgttATTTTGCCCTCTGTCGACTGGGTCCCACAAGAAAAGTCGAAAATACCCCTCTCCCAGGATTGACCACGAACGAACTGGAGATCTCGTTATGGTTCGCTCGCCCTTGTTCCCTTTCTCTCGCCCGCAAGACGGTGGCAACGGCGACTTACGCGGGGTGGCTCAACGACGGCGGACCTGGTGGTCCTCAACGGCGGCTGGATCCCGGCTAGGAAGGTGAGGCCCTCTCTCCCGCC
This genomic window from Aegilops tauschii subsp. strangulata cultivar AL8/78 chromosome 4, Aet v6.0, whole genome shotgun sequence contains:
- the LOC109752413 gene encoding probable apyrase 1; translation: MRRFSAAGARQQQGEAVSDRLHRYRGVLMVVLSPVLLVSFVLLLMPRSPASVTGGASGVLVATGGRRWGPQAVGGVGDGSNRYAVIFDAGSSGSRVHVYCFDESLDLVPIGNAIELFKQKKPGLSSYAKDPQEAAESLVSLLEEAEKVVPVELREQTPVRVGATAGLRALGAERSEEILQAVRDLLRDKSSFKSQPDWVSVLDGSQEGAFAWVTINYLLEKLGKPYSHTVGVVDLGGGSVQMAYAISEKDAAKAPQVSDGEDSYVKKLVLKGTTYYLYVHSYLHYGLLAARAEILKAGENSDYSNCMLDGYHGKYQYGDDTFEASGSSSGATYSKCRAVAVRALKVDEPACTHMKCTFGGVWNGGGGDGQKNLFVASFFYDRAAQAGFVNPKAAVAKVKPSDFEEAARRVCKLNVKEAHATYPDVSEEDIPFLCMDLVYQHTLLVDGFGVDPYQDITLVKKVRYGNSFVEAAWPLGSAIEVASSS